The Herbiconiux sp. SALV-R1 nucleotide sequence GTGATCGGCATCGCCTGGGCGGTGGCGATGTCGCAGGCGCGCTGGATCGAGCGCTCCACCTTCCCCTACGCCGTCATCCTGCAGTGCATCCCGATCCTCGCGCTGGTGCCCCTCATCGGGTTCTGGTTCGGCTTCGACTACCCGGCGCGCATCATCGTCTGCGTCATGATCGCGCTGTTCCCGATGGTGTCGAACACCCTGTTCGGGCTGCAGTCGGTCGACAAGGGCCAGCGCGAGCTGTTCCAACTGCAGAAGGCGTCGCGCTGGACGGTGCTCACCAAGCTCGAGTTCCCGGCAGCGCTTCCCGCGATCTTCGCCGGCATGCGCATCTCGGCGGGCCTCGCGGTGGTCGGCGCGATCGTCGGCGACTACTTCTTCCGTCGCGGTGAGCCGGGCCTCGGCTCGCTCATCTCGAACTACCAGTCCCGCGTGCAGTCGGCCGAGCTGTTCGCGGCGATCATCACCGCCAGCCTCTTCGGCGTCGTCATCTTCGCCTTCTTCGGCTGGCTCGGCAAGCGCGTCGTCGGCAAGTGGTACGACTTCAGCGCTAGCTGATAATCGGCACGGAGCGCGAGCTGACAATCGGCACCGAGCGCCAGCTGACCCGGTCTTTCCACCCGCACCACAGCACCATCCCTTCCGCATCACCCTGCAGCACAGAACCCAAGGAGTAGCCATGCGCAGCACCCGATCCAGGCTCGCCCTCACCGTGGGCCTCACCGCGGTCACCGCGGTCGCCCTCACCGCTTGTTCGAGCGGCTCGTCGGCGACCGACTCGACCCCCTCCGCCGACCTCACCATCGGCTCCACCGACCTCGCCGCCGCCGGCTGCCCGGCGAAGGTCGTCATCCAGACCGACTGGAACCCCGAGGCCGAGCACGGCCACCTCTACCAGATGCTCGGCGACGACTACACCGTCGACGCCGCCAACAAGCTCGTCTCGGGTCCGCTCATGTCGAGCGGCGAGTACACCGGCGTCGACGTCGAGATCCGCTCCGGCGGCCCGGCCATCGGCTTCCAGACCGTGACCAGCCAGATGTACACCGACCCCGACATCCTGCTCGGCTACGTCTCGACCGACGAGTCGATCCAGCTCTCGGCCGAGATGCCCACCACCGCCGTGTTCGCCCCGCTCGACATCAGCCCGCTCATGATCATGTGGGACCCGGAGAGCCACCCCGACGCGAAGACCG carries:
- a CDS encoding ABC transporter permease, whose translation is MTTTPPAPPKNRTLMRPATVTSGRKKSATWVPPILVALGIIALWYLVSYVFLDEKRRFLLPPPHEIFTEAFFQPDVFGDIMIALGRTAVVALVGLAIAIVIGIAWAVAMSQARWIERSTFPYAVILQCIPILALVPLIGFWFGFDYPARIIVCVMIALFPMVSNTLFGLQSVDKGQRELFQLQKASRWTVLTKLEFPAALPAIFAGMRISAGLAVVGAIVGDYFFRRGEPGLGSLISNYQSRVQSAELFAAIITASLFGVVIFAFFGWLGKRVVGKWYDFSAS